The DNA sequence GAGCTTCAGCATCGCTCGGGCGGAGCGATCTGAGAGGGCAGGCAAGGCAAACCGGGTCACGGCACCCGCCGGGCCGTGACGATCACCCTCCCGGCGCGGGCTCGATGAAGCAGTCGAGCGGCCCCTTGGAGACGCTCATCCGAGGGTCTGGACCGTAGGAAAGCACCTGGTCGCGCTTCAACTCGGCCAGCTCTTTATGCGTGGTCAAGACGACGGCCCGACCAGTGAGGTGAATCCGCCAAGTCAGTTCCTGAGCCGTGGCGAGCGAATGCCGGAACAGTTTGCAGAGCAGCTCGATGACGTAGTCGAACGTATGCTCCTCGTCGTTCAGGATGATCACGTTGTAGGGGGGCTGTCGCCGCGTTTCTGTTTCGTTCTCCGCGTGCTCTTGCGGCTTGGGAGCGGTCTTGGTCGTAACGATGGGATCGGCCACGGACGTGTCGCCCGAGTGTTCGTGGTCGAATTCACTCATCCCTGACGGCTCCAGGAGAAGGTCGGAAAATAAGGGCATTTGGACGGATCAGGCGTGACCTGATTAGAATAGTCTTCGGCAACCGTCTCTGTGTAGCGCAAATTCGCCAACCCGATCCGACCGAGCAAC is a window from the Tautonia rosea genome containing:
- a CDS encoding ATP-dependent Clp protease adaptor ClpS — encoded protein: MSEFDHEHSGDTSVADPIVTTKTAPKPQEHAENETETRRQPPYNVIILNDEEHTFDYVIELLCKLFRHSLATAQELTWRIHLTGRAVVLTTHKELAELKRDQVLSYGPDPRMSVSKGPLDCFIEPAPGG